TGGTCGTCGGAAGTTTCACCGCCTCCAAATTATCGCCCTATTAGAGCTCCGGCCATCAATCTCCCTCCGAACGAACAGTCCCGGCAAGCCATAATTCTCTCACCAGTTCCTCAATCGGAGAAGGTACTTCCCGTTGCgcctccttttctttttcaagctCCTTCCAAAAAAATTCAATCGCCTGACGATATCCGTAGCTTTAACGATTCTGATTCCGGCAAGAAGTTCCTAGGTTTCATTGTTGCCCTATCTGAATCCATGCGTGGCCACAAAATATCTGATCCTTGCCACCAATCGGACACCGTGAATACTATTATTTCAATTCTTCACACGTTGATTGATTGGGTCGATGAAATTCCTCCCACCGAGCAAGCAGCTCGATACGGGAATGTTTCGTACCGAACTTGGCACTCTCGCTTGGTAGAAAACAGCGAGGATTTCATGCTACGGTTTCTTCCCGACGATCGGAGATCCGCCACTGTTGAATTAGTCCCCTATTTCACTGATAGCTTCGGAAATTCGACGCGTATCGATTACGGCACGGGTCACGAAACTAATTTCGCTGCCTGGTTGTATTGCTTGGTGAGGTTGGAGCTTATTAAAGAAGAAGACTATCAAGCTGTTGTGGCTAGAGTGTTTGTTAAGTACCTGGAGTTAATGAGAAAGTTGCAATTGGTTTATTGTTTGGAGCCGGCGGGATCACACGGGGTTTGGGGTCTTGACGACTACCACTTTTTACCTTTCATTTTCGGGTCCTCTCAGTTGATTGACCATAAATATATGAAACCTAAGTCCATTCACAATCCGGATATCTTGGATAACTTTTCTTCTGAGTATCTCTATCTCTCATGTATTGCTTTCGTGAAGAAAGTGAAGAAGGGTCTGTTTGCAGAGCACTCTCCTTTGCTGGATGATATCAGTGGGGTTCCCGCTTGGAAGAAGGTGAACAGTGGGTTGCTCAAAATGTATAAAGCGGAGGTGTTGGAAAAAGT
This genomic window from Benincasa hispida cultivar B227 chromosome 4, ASM972705v1, whole genome shotgun sequence contains:
- the LOC120076623 gene encoding serine/threonine-protein phosphatase 2A activator-like, coding for MEQPHSHQTILSPDTSCPPASSSSSSAHDDSTAACGTCRKCGGPTTFAPPPPWSSEVSPPPNYRPIRAPAINLPPNEQSRQAIILSPVPQSEKVLPVAPPFLFQAPSKKIQSPDDIRSFNDSDSGKKFLGFIVALSESMRGHKISDPCHQSDTVNTIISILHTLIDWVDEIPPTEQAARYGNVSYRTWHSRLVENSEDFMLRFLPDDRRSATVELVPYFTDSFGNSTRIDYGTGHETNFAAWLYCLVRLELIKEEDYQAVVARVFVKYLELMRKLQLVYCLEPAGSHGVWGLDDYHFLPFIFGSSQLIDHKYMKPKSIHNPDILDNFSSEYLYLSCIAFVKKVKKGLFAEHSPLLDDISGVPAWKKVNSGLLKMYKAEVLEKVPIMQHFLFGWLIKWE